The following are from one region of the Silene latifolia isolate original U9 population chromosome 9, ASM4854445v1, whole genome shotgun sequence genome:
- the LOC141599574 gene encoding expansin-like A2, giving the protein MGVFVVYFSFLLVSSYAAAQLCEQCDTSKAAFFATSSGLSSGACGYGSFALNMYGGHLAAARQNIYSNAQGCGACYQIRCENRAVCSKAGTNIVVTDYHNAKTNFTDFVLSSRAFRAMALPGKDKTLLGLGIVDVEYKRVPCVYKGQNLAIRVEEFSKPPNYIAIKVLYQGGQTKIVGAELAGVDIPSNWVSMKHNYGAVWDTSAAPKGSLQLRFIVYSGFDAQYFYTNQVLPAKWKPGVVYNTTVQIDNVAIEKCKACKGFKP; this is encoded by the exons ATGGGTGTTTTTGTTGTTTACTTCAGCTTTCTTCTAGTTTCATCCTATGCAGCAGCTCAGTTGTGTGAACAATGTGACACTTCCAAAGCTGCTTTCTTTGCTACCTCCTCTGGTCTTTCTT CTGGAGCATGTGGGTATGGTTCTTTTGCTTTGAACATGTACGGTGGTCATCTTGCTGCTGCTCGTCAAAACATTTACAGTAATGCTCAAGGTTGTGGCGCTTGTTATCAG ATAAGATGCGAAAATAGAGCAGTGTGCAGCAAAGCAGGGACAAACATTGTGGTGACTGATTATCACAATGCTAAGACCAACTTCACAGACTTTGTGTTGAGCAGTAGAGCTTTCAGAGCTATGGCTTTGCCTGGCAAAGACAAAACCTTATTAGGCCTTGGGATTGTCGATGTCGAGTATAAGAG GGTGCCTTGTGTTTACAAAGGTCAAAACTTAGCGATTAGGGTGGAAGAGTTCAGCAAACCTCCTAATTACATCGCAATCAAGGTTCTATACCAAGGTGGCCAAACTAAAATTGTTGGAGCTGAACTAGCCGGG GTTGACATTCCAAGCAACTGGGTTTCCATGAAGCATAACTATGGAGCAGTATGGGACACGAGTGCGGCACCAAAAGGATCACTTCAGTTGAGATTTATAGTCTACTCAGGCTTTGATGCACAGTACTTTTATACCAACCAAGTCCTTCCCGCTAAATGGAAGCCAGGAGTTGTATACAACACTACTGTTCAGATCGACAATGTTGCCATCGAGAAATGCAAAGCTTGCAAGGGGTTTAAACCCTGA